In the genome of Ignavibacteriales bacterium, one region contains:
- a CDS encoding Gfo/Idh/MocA family oxidoreductase, which produces MDKTKVGIIGLGGIAQLVHLPNLNKMNNVAVSSVAEVKRSRLDTIADKFNISARYTDYKDLLEKSECDAVIIATPTHTHKDIALDCLKAKKDILVEKPLARSFDDAKPIIEAAKKNKRKIMVGMNLRFRPDAMILRSLINSGEIGEPFYIKCGWIRRQSSSEKWFTKREESGGGVIIDLSILLLDLSLWLLDYPPVETVSTQSFYQNTKNVEDTSVSLLRCKNNALINLETSWSLPLEKDVFYLTVFGTKGNASLNPFRVCKKIDENFVDLTPSQVENSMTLFKKSYQNELKSFIGAVRGLNPVFSSGDEALSRMKVIDAMYGSSAQKMEIKL; this is translated from the coding sequence ATGGATAAAACTAAAGTGGGCATAATAGGACTTGGGGGAATCGCGCAGCTTGTTCATCTCCCCAACCTGAACAAAATGAATAATGTGGCTGTGTCATCTGTTGCTGAAGTTAAAAGAAGCAGACTTGATACAATTGCTGATAAGTTTAATATCAGTGCGCGATATACTGATTATAAAGATCTTCTTGAAAAATCTGAATGCGATGCAGTTATTATTGCCACTCCTACTCATACACATAAAGATATTGCACTGGATTGCTTAAAAGCAAAAAAAGATATTCTGGTTGAAAAACCATTAGCCAGATCTTTTGATGATGCCAAACCGATAATCGAAGCCGCAAAAAAAAATAAACGAAAAATTATGGTGGGAATGAATTTAAGATTCAGACCCGACGCTATGATTTTAAGAAGCTTAATAAATTCAGGTGAAATAGGAGAACCGTTTTATATTAAATGCGGATGGATAAGGCGGCAAAGCAGCAGTGAAAAATGGTTTACCAAAAGAGAAGAGTCCGGAGGCGGAGTTATCATCGATTTATCAATACTATTGCTTGATCTTTCACTCTGGCTTCTTGATTACCCTCCGGTTGAAACTGTATCTACACAAAGTTTCTACCAGAACACAAAAAATGTCGAAGACACATCAGTCAGTTTGTTAAGATGTAAAAACAACGCGCTTATAAACCTGGAAACAAGCTGGTCACTGCCGCTTGAAAAGGATGTTTTTTATCTGACAGTTTTTGGAACAAAAGGAAATGCATCGCTTAATCCGTTCAGGGTCTGTAAAAAAATTGACGAAAATTTTGTTGATCTTACTCCATCACAAGTGGAAAACAGTATGACGCTATTCAAAAAATCCTACCAGAATGAACTCAAAAGTTTTATCGGTGCAGTGAGAGGTTTAAATCCCGTTTTTTCTTCCGGTGATGAAGCGTTATCAAGAATGAAAGTTATTGATGCTATGTACGGATCCTCTGCTCAAAAAATGGAAATCAAATTATGA
- a CDS encoding two-component sensor histidine kinase — MWSEFKLNLRSASVFYKEFFLFTIIFSVVIIFTIQELSNIILLISLQCFITLILLNGIGKRHRTEIDEIKSTISNIRKNHFTSPEQITLSENLSGLQDEIRQMFEKAKSDIEYLQKLERMRTEFLANVSHELRTPIFAIQGYIETLINGAIDDKNVNRYFLDKANHHTLNLSNLLNDLIDISMIESGEMRMSYRYFTFNDYMIPLIQELESMANEKNIKLLYSPVKENLQLFGDKNRLRQVFINLIQNAIKYTEQGQVEVLVEEENKFAKIIVRDTGIGIPVEDVARIFERFYRVDKARSKAAGGTGLGLAIVKHILDAHGAKIEVKSEVGKGSEFSFRLKK; from the coding sequence GTGTGGAGTGAATTCAAATTAAATTTGCGTTCTGCATCGGTTTTTTATAAAGAGTTTTTTCTTTTCACAATCATCTTCTCTGTCGTAATAATTTTTACCATTCAGGAACTCTCAAATATTATTCTACTAATTTCACTTCAGTGCTTCATCACATTGATTCTTTTAAATGGCATTGGAAAACGTCACCGTACTGAAATAGATGAAATTAAGTCTACGATTTCAAACATTCGGAAAAATCATTTTACTTCGCCTGAACAAATAACCCTCAGTGAAAATCTTTCGGGTTTACAGGACGAGATAAGGCAGATGTTTGAAAAAGCAAAGAGCGACATTGAGTACTTACAAAAACTTGAAAGGATGCGGACTGAATTTTTGGCTAATGTATCTCACGAATTGCGCACACCTATATTTGCGATTCAGGGCTACATTGAAACGCTAATTAACGGCGCGATAGATGATAAAAATGTTAACCGGTATTTTCTTGATAAAGCGAATCATCATACTTTGAACCTGAGTAACTTATTAAATGATCTTATAGACATTTCAATGATTGAATCCGGTGAAATGAGAATGAGCTACAGGTATTTTACTTTTAATGATTATATGATACCGTTAATTCAGGAACTTGAGTCGATGGCTAACGAAAAAAATATTAAACTTCTTTATAGTCCTGTGAAGGAAAATCTTCAATTATTTGGTGATAAAAACAGACTAAGACAAGTTTTCATCAACCTTATACAGAACGCAATAAAATATACAGAGCAGGGGCAGGTCGAAGTATTAGTTGAAGAAGAAAATAAATTTGCGAAGATTATCGTCCGTGATACAGGAATTGGAATTCCCGTAGAAGATGTGGCAAGAATTTTTGAAAGATTCTACCGGGTGGATAAAGCAAGATCCAAAGCTGCGGGGGGTACTGGATTGGGATTAGCCATTGTAAAACACATCCTCGATGCCCATGGTGCTAAAATCGAAGTAAAAAGCGAAGTTGGTAAAGGGTCAGAATTCTCATTTCGCCTAAAAAAGTAG
- a CDS encoding 1-deoxy-D-xylulose-5-phosphate synthase has product MLDPKKYEILSKVNVPADIRNLDVPQLKILCSDIRNFMVDTISEVGGHFGGGLGTVELTVALHKVFNTPEDLIVWDTGHQAYPHKILTGRKDLLKTIRQLNGISGFLKRSESEYDTFGAGHASTSISAALGMAVARDIHKENKKVVAIIGDGAMTGGMAYEAMNNSGIIKSDIIVVLNDNNMSIAPNVWQISNYFTEMIAHPDYNKFKGQIWDLTGKLDQFGDRLRKIAVRLENGIKAVITPGMLFEALGFRYFGPLNGHNIHQLVKIFEQVKDLKGPILVHALTQKGKGYKPAEGHVQRLHASTPFDKLTGKAHKKGGGAPSYTSIFGNALAEIVKDNPNVVGITGAMPDGTGLDILQNKFPQNYIDVGIAEEHAVTFAAGLATQNVIPVVAIYSTFLQRAFDQIVHDVSLQKLHVVFILDRAGLVGADGPTHHGAFDITYLRMIPGMVIMAPKDEAELRDMVFTAVKYEKGPIALRYPRGSAIGVEIKPVFTQLEIGKGEIIRKGADVALVAIGSMVQYASVAAEKLESEGVHCEVVNMRFAKPLDTQLLDDIAKRFNKIITLEENSLTGGFGSGVIEYFNELNYKNDILRVGLPDSFVDHGTQEELHKLLGIDPDGIVTKVKSHCQKKNVKHGMAV; this is encoded by the coding sequence ATGTTAGACCCTAAGAAGTATGAAATACTTTCCAAAGTAAATGTACCTGCCGATATTAGAAACCTTGATGTACCGCAGTTAAAAATATTGTGTTCTGATATACGCAATTTTATGGTTGATACAATTTCCGAAGTTGGCGGACATTTTGGTGGAGGGCTTGGTACAGTTGAACTAACCGTCGCACTGCACAAAGTATTTAACACTCCCGAAGACCTCATTGTATGGGACACAGGTCACCAGGCATATCCTCATAAAATTCTTACCGGCAGAAAAGACTTACTAAAAACTATAAGACAGTTGAATGGTATAAGCGGATTCCTGAAAAGAAGTGAAAGTGAGTATGACACATTTGGTGCTGGTCACGCTTCCACATCTATTTCTGCTGCTTTGGGAATGGCAGTTGCACGCGACATTCATAAAGAGAATAAAAAAGTTGTTGCCATAATAGGTGACGGTGCTATGACCGGTGGAATGGCTTACGAAGCCATGAACAATTCAGGTATAATTAAGTCTGACATTATTGTTGTACTAAATGATAACAATATGTCGATAGCACCAAATGTTTGGCAGATATCAAACTACTTTACGGAGATGATTGCACATCCGGACTATAACAAGTTCAAAGGTCAGATATGGGATCTTACCGGAAAACTTGATCAGTTTGGAGACAGGTTAAGAAAAATAGCAGTGAGACTTGAGAATGGGATAAAAGCAGTTATCACTCCGGGTATGCTTTTCGAGGCGCTCGGTTTCAGATACTTTGGTCCGTTGAATGGACATAATATTCACCAGCTTGTAAAGATATTTGAGCAAGTCAAAGATCTGAAAGGTCCTATACTTGTTCACGCACTGACACAAAAGGGAAAAGGATACAAACCGGCAGAAGGCCACGTTCAGCGGCTTCATGCTTCAACACCATTTGATAAACTTACGGGTAAGGCTCATAAAAAAGGTGGAGGAGCTCCATCTTATACTTCTATTTTTGGAAATGCTCTTGCAGAGATAGTTAAGGATAATCCAAATGTTGTTGGTATTACCGGTGCTATGCCCGACGGTACAGGATTGGATATTCTTCAAAATAAATTCCCTCAAAATTATATTGATGTCGGAATTGCAGAGGAACATGCAGTTACATTCGCAGCTGGACTTGCAACACAGAATGTAATCCCGGTTGTTGCTATTTACTCAACGTTCCTACAAAGGGCGTTTGATCAGATTGTACATGATGTAAGCCTTCAAAAACTTCATGTAGTTTTTATTCTTGATAGAGCCGGTTTGGTTGGAGCTGATGGTCCCACTCATCACGGCGCTTTTGATATTACATACTTAAGAATGATACCAGGTATGGTAATTATGGCTCCGAAAGACGAAGCTGAATTACGTGATATGGTGTTTACTGCAGTTAAATATGAGAAAGGTCCAATTGCTCTTAGATACCCAAGAGGCTCAGCGATCGGAGTAGAAATAAAACCGGTCTTCACTCAGCTCGAAATAGGCAAGGGTGAAATAATCAGGAAAGGTGCTGATGTTGCATTAGTAGCAATTGGTTCAATGGTTCAATATGCCTCTGTAGCCGCGGAGAAACTTGAGAGCGAAGGCGTTCATTGTGAAGTGGTTAATATGAGGTTTGCAAAGCCTCTGGATACTCAACTACTTGATGATATAGCAAAGCGTTTTAATAAGATCATTACTTTAGAAGAAAATTCACTTACAGGAGGATTTGGGTCTGGAGTAATTGAATACTTCAACGAATTAAATTATAAAAATGATATTCTGAGAGTAGGTCTTCCTGATTCATTTGTTGATCATGGAACACAGGAGGAACTGCATAAACTTCTTGGAATTGATCCGGATGGGATTGTGACAAAAGTTAAAAGTCACTGTCAAAAGAAAAATGTAAAACACGGAATGGCAGTATAA
- the rpmA gene encoding 50S ribosomal protein L27: MAHKKGQGSSRNGRDSNAQRLGVKRFGGEKVAAGNILVRQRGTKFHPGVNVGIGGDDTLFALKDGVVKFEIRRGNRQFVHISAVE; encoded by the coding sequence ATGGCACATAAAAAAGGTCAGGGATCATCTAGAAACGGAAGAGATAGTAACGCACAAAGACTTGGTGTTAAGAGATTTGGTGGAGAGAAAGTTGCTGCAGGTAATATACTTGTAAGACAGCGCGGCACCAAATTCCATCCGGGTGTTAATGTCGGTATTGGTGGAGACGACACCTTGTTTGCGCTAAAAGATGGAGTTGTAAAATTCGAAATTCGTCGTGGTAACAGACAGTTTGTGCACATTTCTGCTGTTGAATAG
- a CDS encoding response regulator transcription factor, with translation MKKILLVDDEKDIVEFLQYNLKQEGFDVVVGYNGEEALLKVNENPDLIILDIMMPKLNGYEVCKKIRGLKGFEHTPIIFLTAKSGEMDEILGLELGANDYIQKPISPKKLVARVKSNLRNTEHPVEEKNEPVRIKIGPLDINREKYSIHIDGKEKIFPRKEFEVLYYLANNPGRVFSREAMLKDVWGADVYVVDRTVDVHIRKIREKLEKYADLIETIKGVGYRFKSVE, from the coding sequence ATGAAAAAAATTTTACTGGTCGACGACGAAAAAGATATTGTCGAATTCTTGCAATATAATTTGAAGCAGGAGGGTTTTGATGTAGTTGTTGGCTATAACGGTGAAGAAGCATTGTTAAAAGTAAATGAAAATCCTGATCTTATAATTCTTGACATTATGATGCCCAAGCTAAATGGTTATGAAGTTTGTAAAAAAATCAGAGGTCTGAAAGGGTTTGAACATACTCCAATAATATTTCTTACTGCAAAATCAGGAGAGATGGATGAAATTCTTGGACTTGAATTAGGAGCTAACGATTACATACAAAAACCAATTTCTCCCAAAAAATTAGTAGCCAGAGTAAAATCAAATCTGAGAAATACAGAACATCCTGTCGAAGAAAAAAATGAACCTGTACGGATAAAAATTGGTCCGTTGGATATTAACAGGGAAAAATATTCAATCCACATAGATGGCAAAGAAAAAATATTTCCCCGCAAAGAATTTGAAGTGCTGTATTATCTTGCCAATAATCCTGGGCGTGTATTCAGCCGGGAAGCAATGCTTAAAGATGTTTGGGGAGCTGATGTATACGTTGTTGATCGTACAGTTGATGTTCATATCCGTAAGATCAGGGAAAAGCTTGAAAAATATGCCGATCTTATTGAGACGATAAAGGGAGTGGGGTACCGGTTTAAAAGTGTGGAGTGA
- a CDS encoding ATP-binding protein, producing the protein MAENLYTLDIESNPNNLITVEEFVNYFCLDLKVDEEKIPGILLAVTEATTNAIIHGNKCDASKSVKISARVENKDLLISIKDEGHGFDPGKVPDPTKPENLLKDSGRGLYLMRVYMDDLKYNVTPDGTETILTLKLNSGF; encoded by the coding sequence TTGGCTGAAAACCTTTATACACTTGACATCGAAAGCAACCCTAATAATCTTATAACCGTAGAAGAGTTTGTTAACTATTTCTGCCTGGATCTGAAAGTTGATGAGGAGAAGATTCCGGGAATATTATTGGCTGTAACGGAAGCGACTACAAATGCAATTATTCATGGCAATAAATGTGATGCCAGTAAAAGTGTAAAAATATCTGCAAGGGTTGAGAATAAAGATCTATTAATAAGCATTAAAGATGAAGGTCATGGTTTCGATCCTGGTAAAGTACCCGATCCAACCAAACCTGAAAATTTATTGAAAGACTCTGGTCGCGGGCTATATCTCATGAGAGTTTATATGGATGACCTTAAATATAATGTCACTCCAGACGGCACCGAAACAATTTTAACACTAAAATTAAACTCGGGCTTCTGA
- the mdh gene encoding malate dehydrogenase — MARKKISLIGGGQIGGVLTQLIALRQLGDVVLFDIVEDMPQGKTLDIAEAARVDGFDVNVTGTNSYKDIKDSDIVIITAGLPRKPGMSRDDLLVTNAKIMKSVAEGVRDNAPNSIVIIISNPLDAMVTLFRKVSGFKANKVIGQAGVLDSSRFATFIAWELGVSVKDVNAMVLGGHGDTMVPLTRYANVNGIPVMELLERKYKDKAKAKEVMTAMVERTKMAGGEVVKLLKTGSAFYSPASSAIAMAESIVYDEKRVLPVCALLDGEFGVKGYYVGVPAVLGSDGVEKIIELSLNEEEQSLMNNSVSAVKSLVADMERLGF, encoded by the coding sequence ATGGCAAGAAAAAAAATATCACTGATCGGGGGAGGGCAAATCGGCGGAGTACTCACTCAATTAATTGCATTGAGACAATTAGGTGATGTTGTGCTATTTGATATTGTAGAAGACATGCCGCAAGGAAAAACTTTAGATATTGCTGAAGCGGCGCGAGTTGATGGTTTTGACGTTAATGTAACAGGCACAAATTCTTACAAAGATATAAAAGATTCAGACATCGTAATTATTACTGCCGGATTGCCGAGAAAACCCGGTATGAGCAGAGATGATCTGCTCGTGACAAATGCAAAAATAATGAAATCAGTCGCTGAGGGTGTAAGAGATAACGCGCCTAATTCTATTGTTATAATAATTTCAAACCCGCTTGATGCAATGGTTACTCTTTTCAGAAAAGTTAGCGGCTTCAAAGCAAATAAAGTTATTGGTCAGGCAGGAGTTTTAGATTCTTCACGGTTTGCGACATTTATTGCATGGGAACTTGGCGTTTCTGTTAAGGATGTTAATGCAATGGTACTTGGCGGGCACGGCGATACAATGGTACCGTTAACAAGGTATGCAAATGTAAATGGTATCCCGGTTATGGAATTACTTGAAAGAAAATATAAGGACAAAGCAAAAGCTAAAGAAGTAATGACTGCAATGGTCGAACGAACTAAGATGGCGGGCGGCGAGGTTGTAAAATTATTAAAAACCGGTTCAGCGTTTTATTCACCGGCATCTTCTGCAATTGCTATGGCTGAATCAATAGTTTATGATGAGAAGCGAGTCCTGCCGGTTTGTGCATTGCTGGACGGTGAATTCGGAGTGAAAGGATATTATGTAGGAGTTCCAGCAGTTCTGGGTTCCGATGGTGTTGAAAAAATTATTGAACTATCACTTAATGAAGAAGAACAGAGTTTGATGAATAACTCAGTGTCCGCGGTCAAATCTCTTGTAGCGGATATGGAACGACTTGGATTCTGA